From one Lolium rigidum isolate FL_2022 chromosome 4, APGP_CSIRO_Lrig_0.1, whole genome shotgun sequence genomic stretch:
- the LOC124705366 gene encoding 60S ribosomal protein L21-2 translates to MPAGHGLRSRTRDLFARGFRKKGYIPLTTYLRTYKVGEHVDVKVNGAVHKGMPHKFYHGRTGRVWNVTKRAIGVEINKQVGNRIIKKRIHVRVEHVQPSRCAEEFRLRIAQNDKLKAEAKARGEVISTKRQPLGPKPGFMVEGTTIETVTPIPYDVVNDLKGGY, encoded by the exons ATGCCGGCCGGCCATGGTCTGCGGTCGCGGACGCGCGACCTGTTCGCGCGCGGGTTCAGGAAGAAGGGTTACATCCCGCTCACTACCTACCTGCGCACCTACAAGGTCGGGGAGCACGTCGACGTCAAGGTGAACGGCGCCGTACACAAGGGCATGCCGCACAAGTTCTACCACGGCCGTACCGGACGCGTGTGGAACGTCACCAAGCGCGCCATCGGCGTCGAGATCAAcaagcag GTTGGAAACCGCATTATCAAGAAAAGAATCCATGTCCGTGTCGAACATGTGCAGCCATCCAGGTGCGCTGAGGAGTTCCGCCTGAGGATTGCCCAGAACGACAAACTCAAGGCAGAGGCCAAGGCACGTGGTGAGGTTATCAGCACCAAGAGGCAGCCGCTGGGCCCCAAACCCGGCTTCATGGTCGAGGGTACTACGATTGAGACGGTCACTCCCATTCCCTACGATGTGGTCAATGATCTCAAGGGTGGTTACTAG